One window of Thermus oshimai DSM 12092 genomic DNA carries:
- a CDS encoding amidase, producing MDLLSAKALLEAGKTTPLDLLEEALERARAFQDRNALAYLDEEAARQEALALTEELRQGRLRGPLHGLPLTVKDLFPVRGMPTRAGTRAPLPPLPEEARAVGRLREAGALLFAKTNMHEIALGITGENPWTGPVRNALDPTRQAGGSSGGSAVAVALGIGLASLGSDTGGSIRIPAAFNGVVGFKPSYGRVSLEGALPLSRSTDHAGPIAKTVRDAHFLTEILAGEAIPLEGPQNPTFGVPLDFLEGRLGVGVRKAFQRLLEDLPGLRAEVREVSLPLRSAYEVYTRLTRYEAARIHEKALKEHPEGFSPQVRLALEEGLKLTEKDYRDAVAEREALRLELAKALRGVDALLLPTQPLPAPPLGTEVVELESGPKSHREAFITLTLPFSLLGVPTLTLTFARVEGMPVGVQVVGPYGEDGRVLAIGGWLEARLR from the coding sequence ACCCCCTTAGACCTTTTGGAAGAGGCCCTGGAGCGGGCCCGGGCCTTCCAGGACCGGAACGCCCTGGCCTACCTGGACGAGGAAGCCGCCAGGCAAGAGGCGTTGGCCCTCACGGAGGAGCTCCGCCAGGGGCGGCTTAGGGGGCCCCTCCACGGCCTTCCCCTCACGGTGAAAGACCTCTTCCCCGTGCGGGGCATGCCCACCCGGGCGGGCACCCGGGCCCCCCTTCCCCCCCTTCCCGAGGAGGCCCGGGCGGTGGGGCGGCTGCGGGAGGCGGGGGCCCTCCTCTTCGCCAAGACCAACATGCACGAGATCGCCTTAGGGATCACGGGGGAAAACCCCTGGACCGGCCCCGTACGCAACGCCCTGGACCCCACCCGCCAGGCCGGGGGTTCCAGCGGGGGGAGCGCGGTGGCCGTGGCCCTGGGGATCGGGCTCGCCTCCTTGGGCTCGGACACCGGGGGGTCCATCCGCATCCCCGCGGCCTTCAACGGGGTGGTGGGCTTCAAGCCCTCCTACGGCCGGGTGAGCCTCGAGGGCGCCCTCCCCCTCTCCCGCTCCACGGACCACGCGGGGCCCATCGCAAAGACGGTGCGGGACGCCCACTTCCTCACGGAGATCCTGGCCGGGGAGGCCATCCCCCTGGAAGGCCCCCAGAACCCCACCTTCGGGGTGCCCCTGGACTTCCTGGAGGGGCGGCTTGGGGTGGGGGTGCGGAAGGCCTTCCAAAGGCTTTTGGAAGACCTTCCGGGCCTTAGGGCCGAGGTGCGGGAGGTGTCCTTGCCCCTACGGAGCGCCTATGAGGTCTACACCCGGCTCACCCGCTACGAGGCGGCCCGCATCCACGAAAAGGCCCTTAAGGAGCACCCCGAGGGCTTCTCCCCCCAGGTGCGCCTCGCCCTGGAGGAAGGGCTCAAGCTCACGGAGAAGGACTACCGGGACGCGGTGGCCGAGCGGGAGGCCCTGAGGCTGGAGCTCGCCAAGGCCCTCCGGGGGGTGGACGCCCTCCTCCTCCCCACCCAGCCCCTCCCCGCCCCGCCCCTGGGCACGGAGGTGGTGGAGCTGGAGTCCGGCCCCAAGAGCCACCGGGAGGCCTTCATCACCCTCACCCTCCCCTTCAGCCTCCTGGGGGTGCCCACCCTCACCCTGACCTTTGCCCGGGTGGAGGGGATGCCCGTGGGGGTGCAGGTGGTGGGGCCCTACGGGGAGGACGGCCGGGTCCTGGCCATAGGGGGGTGGCTGGAGGCGCGCCTCCGGTAG